From Anaeromicrobium sediminis, a single genomic window includes:
- a CDS encoding TetR/AcrR family transcriptional regulator: protein MDNKSLRKRRMMGYFIEATHKIIENEGVENVTIRKVADLAGYNSATLYNYFKNLNHLVFFASVKYLMYYSFSLPSYLKDKANSVEKFFGVWECFLYYSYNNPKIYQAIFFNEFSGDLNATMREYYTLYPEELSSDFEDLIPMVTDGNIYSRNKFILYPCVEDGFINEEDMDGINEMILLIYQGMLSKVINDNTTYTVHEAVKKTLDYIKRAMTSYVKKPYK, encoded by the coding sequence ATGGATAACAAAAGTTTAAGAAAAAGGCGTATGATGGGATACTTTATTGAAGCAACCCATAAAATCATCGAAAATGAAGGCGTAGAAAATGTAACCATTAGAAAGGTAGCAGATTTGGCAGGATACAATAGTGCTACTTTGTATAATTATTTTAAGAACTTGAATCATCTAGTATTTTTTGCTTCTGTAAAATACTTAATGTACTATTCATTTAGTCTTCCAAGTTACTTAAAGGACAAAGCAAATTCAGTGGAGAAATTTTTTGGTGTATGGGAGTGTTTCTTATATTATTCTTATAATAACCCTAAAATATATCAAGCCATATTTTTCAATGAATTTAGTGGAGACTTAAATGCTACCATGAGAGAATACTACACTCTTTATCCAGAAGAATTAAGTAGTGATTTCGAAGATCTAATTCCTATGGTTACTGATGGTAATATCTATTCTAGAAATAAATTTATATTATATCCCTGTGTGGAAGATGGTTTCATTAATGAAGAAGATATGGACGGAATAAACGAAATGATACTTCTTATATATCAGGGTATGCTATCTAAAGTTATAAATGACAATACAACATACACAGTTCATGAGGCAGTAAAGAAAACTTTAGACTATATAAAAAGGGCTATGACATCTTATGTGAAAAAACCGTATAAATAA
- a CDS encoding glycine/sarcosine/betaine reductase component B subunit, translating to MPELKLELGNFYVKDIVFGEETSYKDGLLTVNKEEALKVVFEDEHITEADLVIVKPGDEVRIMPVKEAIEPRHRVGGGPVFPGVTGDLMQAGNGRTHCLKDCSVLVVGKHWGGFQDGLIDMSGEGAKYTLFSQFINICLVADTDEEFEKREQQKKNHALRWAGMRLSEYLGSCVADMEPETLDTYELAPVTKRSEEVNKLPSVVLVLQPQSQMEELGYNDLNYGWDCNRMVPTFMHPNEVLDGAMISGSFMPCSSKWSTYDFQNYQMIRRLYAEHGKTLNFLGVIMSNLNVALEQKQRAALFVAQMAKSLGADSAIVAEEGYGNPDADFIACVVALEDAGVKTVGLTNECTGRDGMSQPLVTLDVKADAIVSCGNVSELIKLPPMKTVVGELEALARDGLSGGWSTDEVLGSSVKEDGSIVMENNAMFCGDRVTGWSTKTMSEY from the coding sequence GTGCCTGAGTTGAAGTTAGAATTAGGAAACTTTTATGTAAAAGACATCGTATTTGGAGAAGAGACTTCTTATAAAGATGGACTACTTACAGTAAACAAAGAAGAAGCGTTAAAGGTAGTATTTGAAGATGAGCATATAACAGAAGCAGACTTAGTAATTGTAAAGCCAGGTGATGAAGTTCGTATAATGCCGGTTAAGGAAGCTATTGAGCCAAGACATAGAGTAGGTGGAGGTCCAGTTTTCCCTGGAGTAACTGGAGATTTAATGCAAGCTGGAAACGGTAGAACTCACTGCCTAAAGGATTGTAGTGTATTAGTTGTAGGAAAGCATTGGGGAGGATTCCAAGACGGTCTTATAGATATGTCTGGAGAAGGTGCTAAGTACACTTTATTCTCTCAATTTATAAATATTTGTCTAGTAGCTGATACAGACGAAGAATTTGAAAAGCGTGAGCAACAAAAGAAAAACCATGCACTTAGATGGGCTGGAATGAGATTATCTGAATACTTAGGAAGCTGTGTAGCTGACATGGAGCCTGAAACATTAGATACTTATGAATTAGCTCCTGTTACTAAGAGAAGTGAAGAAGTAAACAAGCTACCAAGTGTAGTATTAGTACTTCAACCTCAATCTCAAATGGAAGAGTTAGGATACAATGACTTAAACTATGGATGGGATTGCAACAGAATGGTACCTACATTCATGCATCCAAATGAAGTTTTAGATGGAGCTATGATCTCTGGATCATTTATGCCTTGTTCATCTAAATGGTCAACTTATGACTTCCAAAACTATCAAATGATTAGAAGACTATATGCAGAACATGGGAAAACGTTAAACTTCTTAGGAGTTATAATGTCAAACTTAAATGTTGCTCTAGAGCAAAAGCAAAGAGCAGCTTTATTCGTAGCTCAAATGGCAAAATCTTTAGGAGCTGATAGTGCTATAGTAGCTGAAGAAGGATACGGAAATCCAGATGCAGACTTTATAGCTTGTGTAGTTGCATTAGAGGATGCAGGAGTTAAGACCGTAGGATTAACTAATGAGTGTACAGGTAGAGATGGAATGTCTCAACCATTAGTAACATTAGATGTTAAGGCAGATGCTATTGTATCTTGTGGTAACGTATCTGAGTTAATTAAATTACCACCAATGAAAACTGTAGTTGGTGAATTAGAAGCTTTAGCACGTGATGGTTTATCAGGTGGATGGTCAACTGACGAAGTGTTAGGATCTTCAGTAAAAGAAGATGGATCAATAGTTATGGAAAACAATGCTATGTTCTGTGGTGATAGAGTAACAGGATGGTCTACTAAGACTATGTCAGAATATTAA